Proteins found in one Solitalea lacus genomic segment:
- a CDS encoding LytR/AlgR family response regulator transcription factor: MHQFKTIIIDDEPLARNRLKRLLASFPNLFLIEAEAANGEEGLQLIEELQPNLIFLDIEMPLLNGFEMLSKLSYIPLVVFTTAFDQYAIKAFEENSIDYLLKPIELERLERTVAKLQKFTPQTVHNNTSSLTALIERLQPKKELKSIPVKIGDKILLIKTTDISHIEAGDKYVSLKTLKGDAYLTDYTLAVLENKLPDNFTRIHRSCIINTENLKEIRKGFNGSLFAIMNDLEGSKITTSRSYTDNLKRFLEI, translated from the coding sequence ATGCATCAATTCAAAACAATAATAATAGATGACGAACCATTGGCCCGTAATCGTTTAAAACGGTTACTGGCCTCGTTTCCTAACTTGTTCTTAATTGAAGCAGAAGCTGCCAACGGAGAGGAGGGGTTACAATTAATTGAAGAACTGCAGCCCAATCTTATCTTTCTGGATATTGAAATGCCCTTGCTCAATGGATTTGAAATGTTGAGCAAGCTGTCATACATCCCTTTAGTGGTTTTTACAACTGCTTTTGATCAATATGCAATAAAAGCTTTTGAAGAAAATTCAATTGACTATTTATTAAAACCGATTGAACTTGAGCGCCTAGAGCGTACTGTTGCCAAACTTCAGAAATTTACTCCTCAAACGGTCCATAACAATACTTCTTCGTTAACAGCGCTAATTGAAAGGTTACAACCTAAAAAGGAGCTAAAATCCATTCCGGTTAAGATTGGAGACAAAATTCTATTGATAAAAACAACTGATATTAGCCATATTGAAGCCGGAGACAAGTATGTTTCGTTGAAGACTTTAAAAGGGGATGCTTATTTAACTGATTACACACTTGCAGTCCTTGAAAATAAACTACCCGATAATTTCACACGAATACACCGGAGTTGCATTATCAACACCGAAAATCTGAAAGAAATTCGAAAAGGTTTTAATGGCAGTTTATTTGCCATTATGAATGATTTAGAAGGATCAAAGATTACCACCAGCCGCAGCTACACAGATAACCTGAAGCGTTTCCTTGAAATTTAA
- a CDS encoding efflux RND transporter periplasmic adaptor subunit has protein sequence MIQNNCLILRKTICGFAILATLSACKDKTIKASPPAEVSVITARQASVPVYQEYVGQTYGLADVDIRARVEGWVTGMYFKEGTKVKKGSLLYTIDDIQYQTRVDQAAGNVASAKTEVARAKSQLNRVKPLADMNALSKMDLDNAKAEYNAAVARQQVSEAALRNSKIELGYAKVHAPIDGIIGISNVRVGDYVSRAGSNILSTISQTGTIRVRFQVNETEFLKFVRNYKESQASRQDVTLILPDNTIFNEKGKVDFANRQIDPETGSITIEASFANQSGLLRPGLYVKVELLTGNYPNVVVVPQRAINQLQSLYQVFVVDKTNTLKVRIVEVGPRVGDMWIITKGLQPNERVALIGTMALNDNSKVTPIEAKWTPTFPGKGI, from the coding sequence ATGATTCAGAATAATTGCCTAATCTTAAGAAAGACTATTTGTGGCTTTGCAATTCTAGCAACCTTATCTGCCTGTAAAGACAAAACTATAAAAGCTTCCCCTCCTGCGGAAGTTTCGGTGATAACTGCACGACAAGCATCCGTTCCTGTTTACCAGGAATATGTAGGCCAGACATATGGGTTGGCTGATGTCGACATTCGAGCTCGTGTAGAAGGTTGGGTTACCGGCATGTACTTTAAAGAAGGAACAAAAGTAAAGAAAGGCTCCTTACTCTATACTATCGATGATATTCAGTATCAAACTCGGGTTGATCAAGCTGCTGGCAATGTCGCTTCAGCAAAAACAGAGGTAGCCCGGGCTAAAAGTCAGCTAAACAGGGTAAAGCCCCTTGCCGACATGAATGCACTTAGTAAGATGGATTTGGATAATGCTAAAGCTGAATATAATGCTGCTGTTGCTCGGCAACAAGTCTCTGAAGCTGCATTACGAAACTCTAAAATTGAACTAGGTTATGCCAAGGTGCATGCTCCTATTGATGGAATCATTGGAATTTCCAATGTACGAGTTGGAGACTATGTTAGTAGGGCTGGTTCAAATATTCTTTCTACAATTTCACAAACAGGAACAATAAGGGTTCGCTTTCAGGTTAATGAAACCGAGTTTTTAAAGTTTGTACGAAACTACAAAGAAAGTCAAGCTAGTAGGCAAGACGTCACCTTAATTCTCCCTGATAATACGATCTTTAATGAAAAGGGGAAGGTTGATTTTGCCAACCGTCAAATTGACCCGGAAACTGGCTCCATCACAATCGAAGCATCATTTGCTAATCAATCAGGCTTATTGCGACCGGGATTATATGTAAAAGTGGAATTACTTACAGGTAACTATCCCAACGTTGTTGTGGTGCCACAGCGAGCCATAAATCAACTCCAGAGTTTGTACCAGGTTTTTGTAGTAGACAAAACAAATACACTTAAGGTACGTATCGTGGAAGTTGGGCCACGTGTTGGCGACATGTGGATTATCACTAAAGGTCTTCAGCCAAATGAGAGAGTTGCCCTTATCGGTACAATGGCCTTAAACGATAATTCAAAAGTTACACCAATTGAAGCTAAATGGACGCCAACATTTCCTGGGAAAGGGATATAA
- a CDS encoding transposase: MLQNYLFPVNELQSPREIIFQTTSLGKLRQVLPLDRLAALLPAKGSARGAKAWLAPEGMLALLFLKSYTGLSDEQLIEHLNGNWQMQLFCGMRLADNEQIKDVTLVSRIRSYVAKHLDLQLFQEELIRSWRPQLKETQVLLCDATVYESDMKYPTSVKLLWDCCLFSHELYEDLLKSCKLKRAKNAFNEQQLKQSTFNLLRKKSQRKSRRRCQQLIKLLTRLNGLIKDVFRLMGDRLQLAGRLRERFDLVEQVLKEQRFLLENPGKKLPDRVLSLYKPFVRSIVRGKENKPCEFGAKVHMLQVDGINIIEHYSYAAYNECKRVEASLALHGRLFGTCHQFAGDRIYATNANRKYLSERKIATGFVQKGRGDTPEKKTLRALLNKERSTRLEGSFGTEKNHYDLRRIKARNQANETLWMFFGVMTAVVRMVTKREKAQAPDLAA; this comes from the coding sequence ATGCTGCAAAACTACTTATTTCCTGTCAACGAACTGCAAAGTCCCCGCGAAATTATTTTTCAGACGACTTCCTTGGGCAAACTCCGCCAGGTACTTCCACTGGACCGCTTGGCAGCCCTCTTACCGGCCAAGGGCAGTGCGCGTGGCGCTAAAGCCTGGCTGGCCCCAGAGGGCATGTTGGCCTTGTTGTTTTTGAAGTCCTATACCGGTCTGAGTGATGAGCAGTTGATTGAACACCTGAACGGGAATTGGCAAATGCAGTTGTTTTGCGGCATGCGCCTGGCCGATAATGAACAAATCAAGGATGTCACCCTGGTCTCCAGAATCCGCAGTTATGTGGCCAAACACCTGGATTTGCAGCTGTTTCAGGAAGAACTGATTCGTTCTTGGAGGCCGCAGCTGAAGGAAACGCAGGTTTTGCTCTGCGATGCCACCGTGTATGAAAGCGACATGAAATACCCTACCAGTGTGAAACTGCTGTGGGATTGCTGCCTGTTCAGTCATGAGTTATACGAAGATTTGTTGAAATCCTGTAAGCTAAAGCGGGCTAAAAACGCTTTTAATGAACAACAACTCAAACAATCGACTTTCAATTTACTCCGTAAGAAAAGCCAGCGCAAGTCACGTCGTCGCTGCCAGCAGTTAATCAAGTTACTCACCCGCTTGAATGGCCTGATTAAGGATGTTTTTCGCTTAATGGGCGACAGGCTGCAACTGGCCGGGCGGCTCCGGGAACGCTTTGACTTGGTGGAGCAAGTGTTAAAGGAGCAGCGGTTCTTGTTGGAAAATCCCGGTAAGAAACTACCCGACAGGGTATTGTCCCTGTACAAGCCTTTTGTGCGTTCCATTGTACGGGGCAAGGAAAACAAACCCTGTGAATTTGGGGCCAAAGTGCACATGCTGCAGGTGGATGGGATCAATATCATTGAACATTACAGCTATGCGGCTTATAATGAATGTAAGCGAGTAGAAGCTTCGCTAGCCCTACATGGGCGCCTGTTCGGTACCTGTCATCAATTTGCAGGCGACCGGATTTATGCCACCAATGCCAATCGAAAATACCTGAGCGAGCGGAAGATTGCTACCGGCTTTGTGCAAAAAGGCAGAGGCGATACGCCGGAAAAGAAAACCCTGAGAGCCCTGTTGAATAAAGAACGTTCCACCCGGCTGGAGGGTAGCTTTGGAACGGAAAAGAATCACTACGATCTGCGGCGCATCAAGGCACGTAACCAGGCTAATGAAACCCTTTGGATGTTCTTTGGGGTGATGACCGCGGTCGTGCGCATGGTCACTAAGCGGGAGAAGGCCCAAGCTCCCGATTTAGCCGCCTAA
- a CDS encoding phage holin family protein → MNEQKEQLETLLENIKDYITLRARIASLTIAENTANLLATLITNGIVILFILLFCIFGSVALALWIGKELQNHALGFVIVAGIYLILVLIFILIKDKYLKKPLTNTVVKNLFKSSSYDKVDNQN, encoded by the coding sequence ATGAATGAACAAAAAGAACAACTCGAAACATTATTAGAAAACATAAAGGATTACATAACCCTACGGGCAAGGATAGCGTCACTTACAATTGCAGAAAATACCGCCAACCTGTTAGCCACTCTCATTACAAACGGAATAGTAATTTTATTTATACTGCTGTTTTGCATCTTTGGTAGTGTGGCACTTGCTTTATGGATTGGTAAGGAATTACAAAATCATGCCCTCGGTTTTGTTATAGTTGCAGGAATATATCTGATTCTTGTCTTGATTTTTATCCTAATTAAGGATAAATACCTCAAGAAGCCTTTAACAAATACTGTGGTTAAGAACCTCTTTAAAAGCAGCAGCTATGATAAAGTTGACAACCAAAATTGA
- a CDS encoding class I SAM-dependent methyltransferase: MNSDSNYIATNRKLWNDKVDYHLKSAFYDVEGFLQGKSSLNTIELELLGDVRGKSMLHLQCHFGQDSLSFARMGASVTGVDLSDKAILAAQSLTNRLDLNSEFICCDVYDLPSHLYKQFDIVFTSYGTIIWLPDLDKWAALISKYLKPGGRFVFVDFHPTLWMFDDNFERINYSYFNADPIIEITQGSYADKEAEITNQSISWNHSLSEIFTALLTHGLQIKTFKEFDYSPYNCFSNMEEFEAGKFRIKSIGNKLPMVYAIEATKTK; the protein is encoded by the coding sequence ATGAATTCTGATTCAAACTATATTGCAACTAACCGTAAGCTTTGGAATGATAAGGTTGATTATCACCTAAAGTCAGCCTTTTATGATGTTGAAGGGTTTCTTCAAGGAAAATCTTCTTTGAATACAATTGAACTTGAATTGTTGGGTGATGTGCGCGGGAAATCAATGCTTCATTTGCAGTGTCATTTCGGGCAAGACTCTTTATCATTTGCTCGGATGGGCGCCAGTGTAACGGGTGTGGACTTATCAGACAAAGCGATTTTAGCTGCTCAAAGCTTAACAAATCGCCTTGATTTAAATTCTGAATTTATTTGCTGTGATGTTTATGACTTGCCCTCCCATTTATACAAGCAGTTTGATATAGTATTTACCAGTTACGGAACAATTATTTGGTTGCCAGATCTTGACAAATGGGCAGCGCTAATTTCAAAGTATCTTAAGCCCGGAGGACGATTCGTGTTTGTTGATTTTCATCCTACTCTTTGGATGTTTGATGATAATTTTGAGCGGATCAATTACAGTTATTTTAATGCCGATCCAATAATAGAAATAACACAAGGCTCTTATGCTGATAAGGAAGCAGAGATTACCAATCAATCCATTTCGTGGAATCATAGCTTGAGTGAAATATTTACCGCGTTGTTAACTCATGGACTTCAAATAAAAACATTCAAGGAGTTCGATTATTCGCCTTACAATTGCTTTAGCAATATGGAGGAGTTTGAAGCTGGAAAATTTAGGATAAAGTCGATAGGAAATAAACTTCCAATGGTTTATGCAATTGAAGCAACAAAAACGAAATAA
- a CDS encoding efflux RND transporter permease subunit, translating to MSEFFIRRPIVAMVISIVMVLMGLLTLRNIPIAQYPEITPPMIQVTSVYTGASAVNVEQAVATPIEQQVNGVEQMLYMKSVNAGDGSLTLQVSFEVGVNLDNANMLTQNRVSQANAKLPSEVKSYGVTTKKSLVFPLLLISLSSPNGSYNGAFLSNYANINIVDRIARISGVGNVTLFGGYDYSMRVWLNPDRLSKLNLTANDIINAVKKQNAIVPGGKFGGPPSPKGVDNTYTIRLQDRLATEEEFGNIIVKSSAAGAMVRLKDVARIELGSENYISYSRLNQKQAATIGVYQLPGSNALDVAGKVKAAIDDMSKSFPPDLKYDVSLDTTASVTVGIEEIIHTLFEAVVLVILVVFIFLQDWRATLIPLLTVPVSLIGTFMVFPLLGFSVNVLSLLGLVLAIGIVVDDAIVVVEAVMHNIEHGMSPRDATSKAMQEVGGPVVAIALILAAVFIPVALAGGITGRLYQQFAITIAISVGFSAFNALTLSPALSAMLLRPKKESKGWLDKFFDWFNRVFGSFTDKYVSIVQGFVKKSFRAIIFTAIVVIGVVMLGKLIPTGFVPEEDQGYYMLNIQLPDASSLGRTDEVAHKIEQILSKIDGIQYYTTIMGYSMVTSAYTTNTAFVFVALKPWDERKHTVFDIIKQTNTEFAREITEATAIAFGPPPIIGLGTGAGFTIMLQDKTGNTPEYLFNESRKFIAAASKRPEIGRIFTAYRSNVPQKKVSVDLDKAEKLEVDLSELNSTISSYLGSAYVNDFNKFGRQYKVYVQADSNYRTSPKDLNLFFVRSKNGSIVPISTLVTVTDTIGPEFTNRFNMYRAAELNGTPAEGYSSSQALKALEETAAQVLPKDLEYSWSNMSYQEKAAEGTAGVMFATALVFVFLILAAQYESWKLPFSVLLGTPFAVLGAFLGLWLCSFFSSSYQNNVFAQIGLVMLIGLAAKNAILIVEFAKEANEKHGKPVMDAALEAAKLRFRPILMTAFAFILGVVPLLTASGAVAEARKVIGMAVFAGMLVATILGVLFVPSFFTWIESMGKKKNDSTNQQTGS from the coding sequence ATGAGCGAGTTTTTTATCAGAAGGCCCATTGTGGCCATGGTTATCTCAATAGTAATGGTTTTAATGGGATTGTTAACGCTGCGTAATATCCCTATTGCTCAATATCCCGAAATTACCCCGCCAATGATTCAGGTAACGTCGGTTTATACAGGGGCTAGTGCTGTGAATGTTGAACAGGCCGTTGCTACTCCAATTGAGCAACAGGTAAACGGTGTTGAGCAAATGCTTTATATGAAATCAGTAAATGCCGGCGATGGTTCCTTAACCTTACAGGTTTCATTTGAAGTTGGTGTAAATCTCGACAATGCGAATATGCTCACCCAAAACAGGGTTTCACAAGCCAATGCTAAACTCCCTTCTGAAGTGAAAAGCTATGGTGTTACTACTAAAAAGTCCCTTGTTTTCCCCTTGCTATTGATTTCATTGTCTTCTCCAAATGGCTCTTATAATGGCGCTTTCTTAAGCAATTATGCCAATATAAATATTGTAGACCGTATTGCGCGTATTTCAGGAGTCGGGAATGTCACTCTGTTCGGAGGTTATGATTATTCTATGCGCGTTTGGTTAAATCCAGACAGATTATCGAAGTTAAATTTGACTGCAAATGATATTATTAACGCTGTAAAAAAACAAAACGCAATAGTTCCTGGAGGAAAATTTGGAGGACCTCCTTCACCAAAAGGAGTTGACAATACATATACTATTCGTTTACAAGATCGTTTAGCTACCGAAGAAGAATTTGGGAATATCATTGTAAAATCAAGTGCTGCGGGTGCTATGGTTAGACTGAAAGATGTTGCCCGCATTGAACTAGGATCTGAAAACTACATTTCTTATAGCCGACTTAACCAAAAACAAGCAGCAACTATTGGCGTATATCAATTGCCTGGATCCAACGCATTGGATGTTGCAGGTAAAGTAAAAGCTGCTATAGATGATATGTCAAAAAGTTTTCCTCCTGATTTGAAATATGATGTTTCGCTTGACACTACTGCATCGGTAACTGTAGGGATTGAAGAAATTATTCACACTCTTTTTGAGGCAGTTGTTTTGGTAATCCTGGTGGTGTTTATTTTTTTACAGGATTGGAGGGCCACCCTTATTCCGCTGCTCACAGTTCCAGTTTCCTTGATCGGAACATTTATGGTGTTTCCGTTATTAGGCTTTTCAGTAAATGTACTTTCACTGCTTGGTTTAGTGCTTGCCATCGGGATAGTGGTTGATGATGCGATTGTGGTTGTGGAAGCTGTGATGCATAATATCGAACATGGCATGAGTCCGAGGGACGCTACAAGTAAAGCGATGCAAGAAGTTGGAGGGCCGGTGGTGGCAATAGCATTGATTCTGGCTGCCGTTTTTATTCCTGTTGCATTGGCAGGAGGTATTACCGGTCGATTGTATCAGCAGTTTGCAATTACCATTGCTATTTCTGTAGGCTTTTCGGCATTCAATGCTTTAACTCTAAGTCCAGCTTTATCAGCAATGTTACTTCGCCCCAAAAAGGAAAGCAAAGGGTGGCTGGATAAGTTTTTTGATTGGTTCAACCGAGTTTTTGGGTCATTCACAGATAAATATGTAAGCATTGTGCAGGGGTTTGTAAAGAAATCTTTTCGGGCAATAATCTTTACAGCGATTGTTGTTATTGGAGTGGTTATGCTGGGTAAATTAATTCCAACAGGATTTGTTCCGGAAGAAGATCAGGGATATTATATGCTTAATATCCAGTTGCCGGATGCATCATCTTTAGGCAGGACCGATGAAGTTGCTCATAAAATAGAACAGATTCTTAGCAAGATTGATGGGATTCAGTATTATACTACAATTATGGGTTACAGTATGGTTACATCAGCTTATACAACCAATACTGCGTTTGTGTTTGTGGCTCTAAAACCATGGGATGAAAGGAAACACACAGTTTTTGACATTATAAAGCAAACAAATACTGAATTTGCTCGTGAGATTACAGAAGCTACTGCAATTGCATTTGGTCCTCCTCCAATTATTGGCTTGGGAACAGGCGCCGGCTTTACCATTATGCTTCAGGATAAAACAGGAAATACTCCTGAATATCTGTTTAACGAATCGAGGAAATTTATTGCAGCAGCTTCAAAAAGACCTGAGATTGGAAGAATTTTTACCGCCTACCGCTCTAATGTGCCACAAAAAAAAGTGTCGGTTGATCTTGATAAAGCAGAAAAACTGGAAGTTGATTTGTCTGAATTAAACAGTACCATATCTTCTTATTTAGGTAGTGCATACGTTAACGACTTCAATAAGTTTGGCCGACAATATAAGGTATATGTTCAGGCCGACTCTAACTACAGGACCAGTCCTAAAGATCTAAACCTGTTTTTTGTCAGAAGCAAAAATGGCTCAATAGTTCCAATAAGTACTTTGGTTACTGTAACTGACACCATAGGGCCTGAATTTACTAATCGCTTTAATATGTACAGGGCAGCCGAACTCAATGGAACGCCTGCAGAGGGTTATAGCTCTTCACAAGCATTAAAAGCATTAGAAGAAACTGCGGCCCAGGTCTTGCCAAAGGATCTGGAGTATTCGTGGAGCAATATGTCATATCAGGAGAAGGCTGCAGAAGGTACTGCAGGAGTTATGTTTGCCACAGCACTTGTGTTTGTGTTCCTAATTCTGGCAGCACAATATGAAAGTTGGAAGCTGCCATTTAGCGTATTGCTGGGAACGCCGTTTGCTGTTTTGGGAGCCTTTTTAGGACTATGGCTTTGCAGCTTCTTTAGTTCCAGCTATCAGAATAACGTGTTTGCCCAAATTGGATTGGTAATGCTAATAGGTCTGGCGGCAAAGAATGCAATTCTTATCGTTGAATTTGCCAAAGAGGCGAATGAAAAACATGGCAAGCCAGTTATGGATGCTGCACTAGAAGCAGCGAAGCTTAGATTTAGACCGATTCTTATGACTGCATTTGCCTTTATTTTGGGTGTTGTTCCATTGCTGACTGCTTCCGGGGCTGTTGCTGAAGCTCGCAAGGTGATTGGTATGGCCGTGTTTGCAGGAATGCTTGTGGCCACAATACTTGGGGTTTTATTTGTTCCTTCATTCTTTACCTGGATAGAGTCAATGGGTAAAAAGAAAAATGATAGTACTAACCAACAAACAGGAAGCTAA
- a CDS encoding sensor histidine kinase, which translates to MNSRETQHITENHSVWYYNFKYSKTGVIIALAICALNYFQDFELSRKSIFISFLFSMVITLTITNLIYLSYCLLQRKSKPSRWNIILDFCLMIIGIALATELCYFVIYLVYGNWIPLNKQVASLAFNLFLGFIIGGYKQINTLQKENYELKLKNADYQLTKLNELKTRAELEALQSKINPHFLYNSLNSIASLIHQNANKAEEMVLKLSKLFRYAINSSDENYVSLSYETDIVKTYLDIEAVRLGERLNISIKIEEDLQNECIPRFLLQPLVENAIKHGIAKISTNGLIEVGATALTNNRLKLWVADNGPDFPTEIMPGYGLQCTFDKLRLLYGDDYELNILSGIHKRIQIIIPKFVAKP; encoded by the coding sequence ATGAATAGCAGAGAAACTCAACATATAACCGAAAATCATTCCGTTTGGTATTATAATTTTAAATACAGCAAAACTGGGGTGATTATTGCCCTTGCAATTTGTGCACTTAACTATTTCCAAGATTTTGAGCTATCTCGAAAAAGCATTTTCATTTCTTTTTTGTTCTCAATGGTGATTACTCTCACCATTACCAATCTTATTTACCTTTCCTACTGCCTCCTTCAAAGAAAATCAAAACCTTCACGATGGAACATTATACTTGATTTTTGCCTGATGATTATCGGCATTGCTTTGGCCACTGAGCTTTGCTATTTCGTAATTTATTTGGTTTATGGCAACTGGATTCCATTGAATAAACAAGTCGCCTCGCTTGCATTTAACCTTTTTTTAGGTTTTATCATAGGAGGCTATAAGCAGATAAATACTTTGCAGAAGGAAAACTACGAGCTCAAACTAAAGAATGCAGATTATCAACTCACTAAACTCAATGAACTAAAAACCAGGGCTGAGTTGGAAGCATTACAATCCAAAATTAACCCGCATTTTTTATACAATTCTCTTAACTCTATTGCTTCGCTAATACATCAAAATGCTAACAAAGCTGAGGAAATGGTGCTCAAACTCTCAAAGCTATTTCGTTATGCAATTAACTCTTCTGATGAAAACTACGTTTCACTTTCCTACGAAACGGATATAGTAAAGACATATCTTGATATTGAAGCTGTTCGTTTAGGCGAACGGCTAAATATTTCAATTAAAATAGAAGAAGATCTACAGAACGAATGCATCCCCCGATTCCTGTTGCAGCCATTAGTTGAGAATGCTATAAAACATGGAATTGCAAAAATCAGCACCAACGGCCTTATTGAAGTAGGGGCTACTGCATTGACAAATAACAGACTGAAGCTTTGGGTGGCTGATAACGGGCCTGATTTTCCAACCGAAATAATGCCCGGATATGGCTTACAATGCACATTTGACAAGCTTAGACTACTTTATGGCGACGATTATGAATTGAATATTTTATCGGGCATCCACAAAAGAATTCAGATTATTATTCCGAAATTCGTTGCTAAACCTTAA
- a CDS encoding efflux transporter outer membrane subunit: MIVLTNKQEANMNRLLIFTGILFLLTGCLVGPKYTRPDLGVPSSFIQQSDSLRRDSVANIQWWELYKDKALQNLIRISLEQNKDIKTAVARVEESRAVLGFSKANLYPSIGYDVKGGYNKVNENAQATGIGIDGEAYSLLGTLSWEVDLWGRIRHANRSAYAQLLADEDNQKAITISVVADVASLYFQLRGLDERLEISKNTVAAREESYRLISARFEKGYVAEIDKFQAEQQVAFAAANIPAIERDIVAVESALNVLLGRNPSALIRGFQNSEQQIELEIPAGLPSSVLEKRPDVNAAEQNLIAQTELIGVAQALRFPTLSLTGFAGVASADLGTLLENNSLATGFAGQLLGPIFQFGQNKRRVEIEKKRTEQLLYQYEKTVLIALGDVESSLKAVRSYRDEYSARDREVIANRNIVLLSRARYDGGFTTYLEVLESERQLYESELNRSFTKQNQLAATVQLYKALGGGW, encoded by the coding sequence ATGATAGTACTAACCAACAAACAGGAAGCTAATATGAACCGACTCCTCATCTTTACCGGTATTTTGTTCCTGCTCACAGGGTGCCTGGTTGGTCCAAAATATACTCGACCCGATTTAGGGGTGCCTTCAAGTTTTATTCAACAATCAGATTCCTTACGTCGTGATTCTGTTGCCAATATTCAATGGTGGGAACTATATAAGGATAAGGCATTGCAAAACCTTATAAGAATCTCATTAGAACAAAATAAAGATATTAAAACGGCTGTGGCACGTGTTGAAGAATCAAGGGCCGTGTTGGGCTTTAGCAAAGCCAATCTCTACCCTTCTATCGGATATGACGTTAAGGGTGGCTACAATAAAGTGAATGAAAATGCACAAGCAACAGGCATTGGAATTGATGGAGAAGCCTATAGTTTGTTGGGGACCTTAAGTTGGGAAGTGGATCTATGGGGAAGAATTCGTCATGCTAATCGTTCGGCTTACGCCCAATTATTGGCGGATGAAGATAACCAAAAGGCTATAACCATCAGTGTGGTAGCAGATGTTGCCAGCCTTTATTTTCAATTACGAGGACTGGATGAGCGACTTGAGATATCGAAGAATACGGTGGCTGCCCGAGAAGAAAGTTATAGGCTTATTAGTGCAAGGTTTGAAAAGGGCTATGTGGCAGAAATTGATAAATTTCAAGCGGAACAACAAGTTGCATTTGCAGCAGCAAACATTCCGGCTATAGAGCGTGATATTGTGGCTGTTGAAAGTGCCTTAAATGTATTGTTAGGTCGAAATCCATCAGCCTTAATCAGAGGTTTTCAAAATTCAGAACAGCAGATTGAATTGGAGATACCTGCCGGGTTACCCTCATCTGTACTTGAAAAGCGTCCCGATGTTAACGCTGCAGAGCAAAACTTAATTGCTCAAACCGAATTGATTGGGGTGGCTCAAGCTCTTCGGTTTCCTACTCTGTCGCTAACAGGTTTTGCTGGAGTTGCCAGTGCAGATTTAGGTACATTACTAGAAAACAACTCTCTTGCAACAGGCTTTGCTGGTCAGTTGCTGGGGCCAATCTTCCAATTCGGACAAAACAAACGACGTGTTGAAATTGAGAAAAAGCGTACGGAGCAACTATTGTATCAATATGAAAAAACTGTACTTATCGCTTTAGGAGATGTAGAGTCATCATTGAAGGCAGTAAGAAGTTATCGGGATGAGTATTCTGCCCGTGATCGGGAAGTGATTGCCAACAGGAATATCGTTCTGCTTTCCCGCGCACGTTATGATGGAGGATTTACTACCTATTTAGAGGTGCTTGAGTCGGAAAGGCAATTGTATGAATCTGAATTAAATCGGTCGTTTACTAAACAAAATCAATTAGCGGCAACAGTGCAATTGTATAAGGCTTTAGGAGGAGGCTGGTAA
- a CDS encoding OmpA family protein, translated as MKIKALLLATLITIASVMPGCKNMTGTQKGAAIGAGSGAAIGALIGKAAGNTAIGALIGGAVGGVSGAYIGKYMDKQKKEIQETIPNAKVEEINNGEALKVTFESKVLFDVNKYDLKEASKSAIKQLSEILVKYPDTYVQIQGHTDNTGADEYNVTLSQKRAESVMSYATSLGVQANRMMAQGMGETKPVADNTTAAGRQENRRVEFYIVANDKLKQEAAKQQQKK; from the coding sequence ATGAAAATTAAAGCATTGTTACTTGCTACTCTTATTACTATTGCCAGCGTAATGCCTGGATGTAAGAACATGACCGGAACGCAAAAGGGTGCCGCAATTGGTGCGGGCTCAGGAGCTGCAATTGGAGCACTTATTGGTAAAGCTGCCGGAAACACTGCAATTGGAGCTTTAATTGGGGGAGCCGTTGGTGGTGTGAGTGGAGCTTATATAGGAAAGTATATGGATAAACAGAAGAAGGAAATCCAAGAAACAATACCAAATGCTAAAGTTGAAGAGATCAATAACGGAGAGGCCCTAAAAGTTACTTTTGAATCTAAGGTGCTTTTTGATGTTAATAAATACGACTTAAAAGAAGCATCTAAAAGCGCGATAAAGCAGTTGTCAGAAATTTTAGTTAAATATCCTGATACGTATGTTCAGATTCAGGGCCACACTGATAATACCGGTGCGGATGAGTACAACGTGACTTTATCGCAGAAGCGTGCCGAATCAGTGATGAGTTATGCAACTTCATTAGGTGTGCAAGCAAACCGTATGATGGCACAGGGTATGGGTGAAACTAAACCTGTTGCAGATAACACTACAGCTGCAGGCCGCCAAGAAAATCGCCGTGTTGAGTTTTATATTGTTGCTAATGATAAACTGAAACAAGAAGCAGCAAAACAACAACAAAAGAAATAA